DNA from Nitrospira sp.:
CGAGATTTTGATAGACCGTCTCAACTGCTTCGGCACCATTGAGATGCGACAATACATGCTTGTTCTCATAAAAGCTGATCAACGGTGCTGTCTGCTCTTCATACACACGAAGACGCATCTCTATCGCTTCCGGCTGATCATCGCTTCGCTGAACCAACGCCGCTCCACACCGGTCACAGAGATTGCCGTTCTTGGATGGAGCAAACCCCACATGATAGGTCGCCTGGCACTTGGGACAGCTCCGACGCCCGCTCAACCGCTTTACAATTTCTTCTCGAGAAACCCTGAAATGAATCACTCGATCCAGCTGAAAGCCTCGTTCAGCGAGCACCTTCGCAAGCGCTTCGGCCTGATGAACCGTCCTTGGAAATCCATCGAGAATAAACCCGTTGGCGTGTGATGAATCAGCCAGTTTCTCCCGTACCAGTCCTATGACGACTGAATCTGGAACCAACCGTCCCTGATCCATATGCTCTTTGGCTTCAAGACCAAGGGGCGTCCTATTCCGAACCGCCTCCCGAAGTAAATCACCGGTTGAAATCTTACGAATGCGATACTGAACGGCGGCCTTATCAGCCTGCGTACCTTTTCCAACACCCGGAGCACCGAGAAACACAAGCCGCATGTTCCTACCCGCTTCTCCCGCGCAACGGAGCCATGCCCTTGCCTAAAAATCCCTCGTAATTCCGCATCAACATATGGGATTCAATTTGCTGGGCCGTATCCAGACCCACACCAATAACGATCAACAGGGAGGTGCCGCCAAAATAAAATGGCACATTCAGCTTATAAATGAGAAATTCAGGAATCACACAGACGATGGCCAGATAGATGGCACCGGCAAATGTAATCTTCGTGAGGACATTGTAGATATAGTCGGAGGTTCGTTGACCAGGCCTGATACCAGGAATAAAACCTCCGTACTTTTTCATGTTGTCGGCCATATCCACGGGGTTAAGGACCACTGCGGTGTAGAAAAAACAAAAAAAGATGATGAGCCCCACATACATCAACGTGTAAAGCAGCGATCCGGGAGCTAGCTGCGTCCCGATCGATTTTACCCATGGCGTCTCAAAAAACCCCGCAATGGTCGCAGGAAATGCGATGATCGACGATGCAAATATGGGC
Protein-coding regions in this window:
- a CDS encoding adenylate kinase codes for the protein MRLVFLGAPGVGKGTQADKAAVQYRIRKISTGDLLREAVRNRTPLGLEAKEHMDQGRLVPDSVVIGLVREKLADSSHANGFILDGFPRTVHQAEALAKVLAERGFQLDRVIHFRVSREEIVKRLSGRRSCPKCQATYHVGFAPSKNGNLCDRCGAALVQRSDDQPEAIEMRLRVYEEQTAPLISFYENKHVLSHLNGAEAVETVYQNLVRELTAYQTA